The Alosa sapidissima isolate fAloSap1 chromosome 17, fAloSap1.pri, whole genome shotgun sequence DNA segment ggcaagtccctccactcggcggccatataccaacgttttatgggcactcatcgggcacagtatTTGGGTGGAACtgcacgtgcgcaaggcttcacgaatccaatcttgctccagcggcgagatcacaacacatgattggcacgtcttcacaacacaccatatgattggctcaatgtattcacatcacaccacatgattgactCAATGTAcagtattcacatgtcgacgttttgccgaggaaggggtgggatatgtgtagacaacggccatattggcgtgacaaactagccccatgcatttctatggagtattttttgagtgctgtgtctccacattagaaagtctctgactggATTGATAACGTTTGCAAACGGCTATAAACACAAGTAAGACACATGTCTGGTACATGATAAACGTTAACACGAAATAACATTCAACTACGTATAACACGTCTCTCATTAAGCTCTGATATCACTGCGATGGCAACTCCGCCCAGCTCGAAGGGAGAGGGGCAGGgagagacgcacacaccacacgcgtccaaaactcagccaggtggtcgctgaataaaactgCCACAAATACCACGGAACAACGTTGGcattacttaatcatatgaCCAGTGTTCGTAATGCTACCGCATGCATATGGATAGCCAacaacttagctatttgcagctccctaaatacaatggcaagcagtttTATAGACATTCAGCATTCAGCATTAAATAAAGTATCAATCTATCCATCATTCGCGTTTTCCATTTGGACACACAAACTTGCTTCCACTTTCAAAGTGTATGGCAATATTTCAGCTAAGTCAAACAGTTAAAAGATGCTTTGAAAGTTTAAAGTTTACTGTTGTCTTGAAGAGCAGGCTTTCAGCACTCTgctagtgggggaggggcagtctgcacgtgaattgcagcgtctccagcaacacagAGCTGCCTGTGGACGCCTGTATGTAAATAATGCGGGGGAAAAACTATCGGCGAACGCAGCGGCTTATCGGCCGATGCCGATACACGTAAAAACCGCAAATATCGGCCCGATATAtcgatagatatatatatatatatatatatatatatatatatatatatatatttgtgtgtttccCCCTTACGGCCTTCTCTtacatacttgtgtgtgtgtgtgtgtgtgtgtgtgtgtgtgtgtgtgtgtgtgtgtccgtccgtcGGTGTCCTTACGGCCTTCTGGCTGAGCTCCTCGCTGAGCGAGTCGTAGTCACGGCTCTTGTCCTCCACCTCCTGGCTCTTCTGGTCGTAGTTGACGGCAAGCTCCTCCAGTGCCTGCAGCacctccttcacctcctccttGCTGGCCTCGTTCTCCTGCTGCAGCCGCGACAGCTCCACGTGCATGCTCTCGTGGTCCCGCCGCGACGATGCtagcagctacacacacacagaaatatacacacacacagacacacacacagacacacacacagacagacacacagacagacacacagacacaaacacacacaaacacacacacacacacatatatatatgagCACATATGCAGAAGCCAAACATATttctaggcacacacacagatgtgtcgGAGCACAAGATTGTTTGCACACGCAAACAAACATGTACAAATACAGTTTTGCATAAAACACTCAATAAAAATGCAATCAAACCATTCACAAAACCCAAACTAAATACACCAATGACAAACATAgctaccctcacacacacacacacaatcatcgcTCTGAAATAAGAACATGAATGACAAACAGACGCGGATTAACACATTCTCAGGGCAAGggcgccctctctctctctctctctctcacacacacacacacacacacacacacacacacccaatcacGCGAGCCCATTTCAGGCATTTAGGGTGTTTACCTCCTCCTGTTCTAGCATCTGCTGCTTGAGTTTCTCTGCCAACTGAGACTGTTGGTTAATCTCATCATCCTacggagagagagcgaaagagagaaagagagagagagagagagagagagagagagagagagagaaaaagagagagagagagagagagagagagagagagagagagagagagagagagagagagagatggagatggagaaagagagagagaacagggtaAAATAAATGTCTTATTTGAATTTACACACATAGTTCCCAAAACAgccagggacaacacatttaggtcattttcttttttattatgacATTTGGTGGTGGTCTCACGTGTGAACTGCCTCATCCTGGATATTAGATATGGACAGATTGTGGCCTCACTAACAAAGAGAAGGTGCAAGAGAGCTAACAAACGTGTTAGCTAagagacaacaacaaacaaTTCCTAATCAATTACATTTCCAAATTCAGTGCGTTTGATGCCCGCCATTGTGAGTCCATGTCACTTTgaataaaagcgtctgctaagtaTCAGCCAGTCAACTACAGGGGTTACCAAATTCATCTACGACAATGCTGTCAGGCTCCTACCCGTAACAACAACCAGGCACTCCAGACATCCATCGACGATGTCAGAGACTCCATTCTCTACATTGTAAGTCAGTTTAACATCCAACATTTTAATTGTACAGTATCCTCTGTGTCTGTAGGTAATGTAACGTCCTTGAACTTTTTAATCGTACAGTGTCTTTCGGTTACTTGAAAGGCACTTATATAACTAAAATgaattcttcttattattattattattatcaaaatGAGTTTGCAGCCTTTTTTTTGGGGTAAAAGACCTACATAGCACTGCTTTAACACTCTGCACAGTGCATTCTGGAATGATGGGACCTGCCCTCTAGCAGGGAGCAAACACACTTTAATTATGGATCGAGATTAAGAGTCCTTTCCTATGCCAAATATCCACCAGGTCCACCACAGCACCAAAACAAGCCAAATATCCACCAGGTCCACCACAGAACCAAAACAAGCCAAATATCCACAGAACCAAAACAAGCCAAATATCCACCAGGTCCACCACAGCACCAAACAAAGCAAGGGAGTTTGTCCTAATCTCCACACCACATGTCTGTGCTTAAGTAGGAGTTCACACTTCACAGGTAACACTATGTGTTGGTGAATCTATcattcaaagtgtgtgtgtgtgtgtgtgtgtgtgtgagagagaaaaaaaaaagtacctTGTCGTCCAGTTGCTTGTAGAGCTTGGCGAGCTCGGCCTCACACTTCTCCTTGGCCACGTCGGTGAGTctgccccctgctggcaggTTGGGGGTGGACGCCATGTTCTCCCCGCTGGCCAGCTCAACCACGGCCAGCGCCTCGGACGCCTTCTCCTTATCGTACTGCTCCTCCGCCGGCACcgtctcacctacacacacgcgcacacacacacacacacacacatccagccaaCAGGTTTTATGTGGGCATCATTACCAGATGATGCtgttaaactgtgtgtgtgtgtgtgtgtgtgtgtgtgtgtgtgtgtgtgtgtgtgtgtgtgtgtgtaccgtttCTCCAGCGGTTGAGTTCGTTCTCCAGCCAGGTGATGGTGTTGCGGAGAGTCttgttcttctccttctccctctcataCTTCTTCTTCCACTGCTCAGCAGTCAACTccacgttcacacacactgtgttcttAATCGTCTTCgctctgaaaacacacacacacacacacacacacacacacacacacacagctcagactGAAGCACATAATAAGGTCCATGCCATGAAGTAAATGTCAAGTCAGTTCTGTGCAGTAATTCATCTAATTGTATTTTGACAGGGCAGCAATGTAGAGGGAACATATGTAATCCTCTCAGGTAGGGCTTCACACCaaatccattttttttattaaaatcaCAAACTGAACCAATGCAATTAGCTAATCGCAAAGGCTGCAATTAATCATGCAGCTTGCAACTCTGTCGCAATGGTCAATCTAATCACATCGATGATGTTCATATTCATGTGTTAGAAACACAAGGTGTTTTTAGGAAAAAGGATAATTCTTcggttaatgcagcttcaatctTTGTTCCAATACAAAGCAATCACAGCAACATGTGGGACGTACTGTATTTCTGGGCACCAATCTCGAAGAGTGAAGCCAGAGCTTCTCCAAACTCTTGTCATATATTCTGTTTCAGAAGTCCCTCCTGCCCCCTAAATGTTACTGAGTAAGGCTGCTAATACCATCAGGTCTGGTCACCTTTTGTTGTTCTGCAATTAAAATTaatagggggcagccgtggcctactggttagagcttcggacctgtaaccggagggttgccggttcgaaccccgaccagtaggcacggctgaagtgcccttgatcaaggcacccaacccctcactgctccccgagcgccgctgttgttgcaagcagctcactgtgccgggattagtgtgtgcttcacctcactgtgtgttcactgtggtgCTGAGTGTATatactatggaccctttcaagagagttccattatcagcatcgtagttggccccacaaggcttcctttttaacattccatatgttatcttaatgcagaggaagtagattggggcccaaatagaacgttcaagcattgtttttgtttttattgttgaaagggtctatactatactatactaaaaCTCCCCCCTTGCCTGGGATGGTTCTCAGAGGCCTCATTAGTGTTCCTCACACCTCAGTTCCTGCTTAAGGGCCAGAGCAGGAACAATAAGAACTTACCATTTGGCACGCAACTGTACATCATAGAACTCTGACCAAATTTAGTCAGGCAGGATGAAATCTTACATAAGTCATCCtccttgtgtgacagacagtgagGCTCATCTGACAGGAGTACTGTGCTTCTCATGTACTAGggatgctcaccaatcagacgTGGCCAACTTGCTTTTCAAACATTATATCACAATTcaaaacgcacacacaatatCTGTCAGATAAACtgcaattagatattttccccatATCATGTGCAGCCCTACTCTCGTGCTATCCTTAGAAATACATTTAATATGAATCGAAAAAATATGGTTGGTAAGTAGTTGTGCAGTGTAGATATTTTTTACTATGCTGGCCTGGTAACCAAAAAAAAGAGGATAATTTTGGACATGATGGCAGCTTGGCGTGTGCTCCTATACAAGCACATGTGAAggctcactcactctttcatgTCATTCAAGCTTGCTTGCGCCTCTTCCTTCCTGCCTACAACAGCATGCAGACAGGCCTACATCTGTTACCATGAGCCACCGGCCAGTAGGCTTGCAAGGCAGAGACGTGAAGTTAGGTGACGTGAAGGTGAGCAGTCATGCTAAAATTGGATAACTTCAACCTATTCCTGAACGGCACGATACGCACATAGGCAAGGTGTTTTACTTTACCTTTCCACTTGTATAATTAAGAATAAACCACAAGGCCcaagctgtggcgcaactggctggggcacctgcaccgtacgccggcgacccgggttcgattcccgccccgtaggtcctttccggatcccaccccaactctctctcccattcgcttcctgtcattctctactgtcctATCAAAATTAAAGGcacaaaaagcccaaaaatatatatatataaaaaaaaagaaaagaataaacCACAAAATTGAGCTGATGTTTGAGACATGGCTGATGCGTGTCCAATTCAAATTACCCTACCATTAACAATTAGACGTTTCGTACCCTGCTATTTTGACCTCAACTTTCTTCTTGTTTGTAAGATAAGagggcgatgtgtgtgtgtgtgtgtgtgtgtgtgtgtacgtgtgtgtgtgtgtgtgagtgtgtgagagagagagagagagagagagagagagagagagagagagagataggttggagaaagagaggcagtgtgtgtgtgtgtgtgtgtgtgtgtgtgtgtgtgtgtgtgtgtgtgtgtgtgtgtgtgtgtgtgtgtgtgtgtgtgtgtcctaaccTCTGTCCAAACATGAGTGTGGACTTGGTCTCGGACTCATTGTAGGATGAAGGGGAGCAGCAGATGACGATGGTGGTTCTACAGTTTCCTCCCAGAGAGTCCTGCAAGATCCTGGTCATCTTACTGTCTCTGTACGGCACGTATCCCTGACCAcgggaaacacacaaacacaaacacacacacacacacacacgttaatgtGTTTGTTaagtacaataaacaaataacagACACATCACACGAACAGACATGTCACTGCTGGGCATctagggatacacacacacattcacattctctctttctatctcttaaacgatcacacacacacacacacacacacacacacacagagtgattgCTATCCCTGAGGGGCCTATATATGAGATGAACGGCTCTTATTGTGGGAAGAAGCTCAGccatacgcacaaacacacacacacacacacacacacacacagtatgaaaTTAATACACACATAAATCCTACTGTCACCGCAGGGCAAGGAACGAAAGATAATagcctctttcacacactctctttcccacacacacacaaattcaaataTACTCActgtatcaaacacacacacctatccacTCCctcacgtccacacacacacacacacacacacacacaatctcacacacatacacaacctaaaacacaaacatagacatagacatacacacctaTCCACAACctcacgtatacacacacacacacactcgtaccgAGCTCTCTGCCAGTGCGGAGATGACGTTGCCCAGAGCTGACAGCGACTTGTTGATGTTCTTGGCCTCATCCAACACCGCTCCCTCAGCACCCGTCTTACTGACCTGTggaagcacacgcacacacacacacacacgcgcagacaaacgcgcacacacacacacacacacacgcagacagaaacatgcagacagacacacacacacacacatacagtgagcATTAATTACACAGAAATAtttcaataaataaaaacattcttcaggctttgtgcgtgtgtgtgtgtgtgtgtgtgtgctcatctaCCAGCAATGCCagtattgtgagtgtgtgagccacagccatagtgtgtgagtgtgttttggagGGCGATAATCACCTTCTCACTTCCGGCCAAGTCCACCAGGTAGAGTTTGCCACTGAGCTTCTGCTCTGTCTGGGTGTTCTCCTGCTTCACGTTGATCAGGAAGATACTGTGACTTCTGGAGCTGTGCTCATTCAtgtctgaaaacacacacacacacacatacttagaaTATGTCCATTAATACCTGCTTCATTCAACATTAAAGACTACCAGTCTGTCTGGTTTCAAATATGTAATTCATTAGGTTTAGACCCCATTTAgactgtctggtgtgtgtgtgtgtgtgtgtgtgtgtgtgtgtgtgtgtgtgtgtgaattgctcACTTGTAACAGCCACATGTCTGTTGGACTTTCCCTCATCGATAGTGTCCATCACTTCATCTGGGCTACACACAAACCGCTCAGTGCAACCCTACAGTGGGAAGAGACAGTCTGAGGTGAGCACatgcttacgtgtgtgtgtgtgtgtgtgtgtgtgtgtttgtgtgtgtatgtgtgtgtggcttgtgcaaaattcagcATTTTAGAATTGGCCTCCGCTCCACAGGAATTTGTATTTGAattggaatgacaggaagtggaattAAATGCATGGCAATTCAAAGAAAttccacacagtcacacaacagagagaatgtgttgaatctcacaTATATTCCATGTTTGAAAGGTTACTTTGGAAATGTAATTGGTTACTGTTAGAAGTTGTAGAATATGTAATGCAATCCTATCGGACATATACTGTAAAGCTTCATTGTTAAACACTACACTTAAATTatgtatatgattttttttatgaatTTCATTGAATTTCAATTCTACTTCCTTCTAATTCATATTTGAACTGTAATTCTAGATCCTGTTTTTGacctcaattcaaattcaagaacTAAATAGGAATTTATGAGTCATTCTCAATTAAATTCTGAATTTTCCATAACCCTGGTGagtgtcagtgtgagtgtgtgtgtgtgtgtgtgagaaagagagagacagaaagaggaactgatgggtatgtgtgtgtgagagaaggagaagagaaaagcctGTGAAAGAATGCAAAATGAGTGTGAACCAAAGCTCTTACCTTCACATACGGAACCCTGTTTTTATCCTCGTGTACTGACAGATTGGTCTtcgacactgagagagagagagagagacagagagagaaagagacagagagagagagaattagcgTGCCTACTAGTGTGAGCACTAAGACTCAGCATTAAGGGCTGACAGGACGTCACGTAGAGTCACTTACCATCCAACAGATCTCTGATCTTATCCATGTAGATCTCAAAATATGACACCTGCACATAGGAGTAGCACTCAGTTAgcctgccagtgtgtgtgtgtgtgtgcgtatgtgtgcatttgtgtgtgtgtatgtgtgtgtgtgcatttgtgtgtgtatgtgcgtgcgtgcgtgtgcgtgtgtctgccaCTGTCAAAGTATATGTATATTATCTGCAATCTATGTGGTAAATACCCCATCTCTTTGCTCACTATGAATTTCCATCAGGGGTCGAAATGAACTCTTTGGCCTACTAGCCAAAGCGGCTGGTAGATGAAAAACAATTACCGGCcagatatatttttttaccGGCCAAAACTAAACACTATTACACTACTAAACGATTTCTAAAGTAGCCTATCATTCGCCTATTAAGAAATTGTATGTATAGATTCATGTGCAGACTGACAGGGTCTAAGAATATGATTATTGTGTCCATAGCTGATGTCTCTAAGAGTGACACCAGGTACACATCTTGCTTTTGGAAACATTGGACCCGAAGCCTGTATAATGTTTTGTAAATGATGCCTCATCTGCATCATtcttaaatgttttgtattgttttatatttatatacctGTACTGTGTTGTCTCTATGGACCTTTGTGTcttgaataaagttgaaataaataataaatattatacagcttttcagagtgctgcagaagtTCTCAAGTTCCGCTGCAAGTTCCATTCAATTGAACGGGCCTTCACAATGTTCGGAGGTCCAATAATTTTGTCGCctataaacagacagacagtgttTGCTATCTTTTTTTGGTTTTGAGCTATGaatcacgtctttcatatcattccGTGAGAGAAAGCAAGTAATAGGCTACGTTTGAGTAAGCAAGTAATAGGCTACGTTTCTATTCAACATCTGAAACTTTCAAGTACTATTGGTGTGGTGATGTAGTTGTTTTCTCAGCAGATACATGAAAGGGTAACCAAATAACTAATAAGACTCATGAAGTTTGATTTTCTCGTTTTATCAAGTAGCTATCCGAAAATAAATTCTGACCATGTCAACATTGGGCGAACAGAACACCGATGCAAAGCGGAGTTGATATGGCAAGCCAATTTAACGTGACAGACTGAAGTAGCGGAGTTGATATGGCAAGCCAATTTAACGTGACAGACTGAAGTAGCGGAGTTGATATGGCAAGCCAATTTAACATGATAGACTGAAGTAGCCCATTCTCGCAGTTGATAAGCACCCGTTTTCCACAGGCCAGTGCCTGCCATAATTCAGCcgccaatacaaaaatatgctcGCCATTGGCTCTTGGCGGGTGCTAATTTCGAGCCCTGATTTCCATAATTGTTTCAAATTTTACATACAAGAAAATAATACACATATGTGCtcctgtatgaatgtgtgtgtgtgtgtgtgtgtgtgtgtgtgtgtgtcacagagagAAGAACAAAGCATTTGTTCACCTTGATATGGAATTCCAGGTTCTCATCCATGGAGTAGATATAGTTAAAGATGTCCTGCACTATCCTGGGAATAATGCCCATGCCATCTGGGTCATGGAGGTTG contains these protein-coding regions:
- the LOC121688954 gene encoding kinesin-1 heavy chain produces the protein MADPAECTIKVMCRFRPLNNSEVERGDQYIPKFQGEESVVIAGKPYAFDRVFASNTTQEQVYNACAQKIVKDVLEGYNGTIFAYGQTSSGKTHTMEGNLHDPDGMGIIPRIVQDIFNYIYSMDENLEFHIKVSYFEIYMDKIRDLLDVSKTNLSVHEDKNRVPYVKGCTERFVCSPDEVMDTIDEGKSNRHVAVTNMNEHSSRSHSIFLINVKQENTQTEQKLSGKLYLVDLAGSEKVSKTGAEGAVLDEAKNINKSLSALGNVISALAESSGYVPYRDSKMTRILQDSLGGNCRTTIVICCSPSSYNESETKSTLMFGQRAKTIKNTVCVNVELTAEQWKKKYEREKEKNKTLRNTITWLENELNRWRNGETVPAEEQYDKEKASEALAVVELASGENMASTPNLPAGGRLTDVAKEKCEAELAKLYKQLDDKDDEINQQSQLAEKLKQQMLEQEELLASSRRDHESMHVELSRLQQENEASKEEVKEVLQALEELAVNYDQKSQEVEDKSRDYDSLSEELSQKASVLASLDAELQKLKEMTNHQRKRVAEMMSSLLKDLAEIGVTVGSNDVKQPEGSGVIDEEFTVARLFISKLKSEVKTLVKRKKELESSQSESTKKIDENDKELAACQLRISQHEAKIKSLTEYLQNVEQKKRQLEENVDSLNEELVKISAQEKVHAMEKENEIQTANEVKEAVEKQIHSHREAHQKQISSLRDELDIKEKLITELQDLNQKIMLEQERLRVEHEKLKSTDQEKSRKLHDLTVMQDRREQARQDLKGLEETVAKELQTLHNLRKLFVQDLATRVKKSAEMDSDDTGGSAAQKQKISFLENNLEQLTKVHKQLQK